In Candidatus Promineifilum breve, one genomic interval encodes:
- a CDS encoding acyl-CoA dehydrogenase family protein, with the protein MISFEIPPFIENQMQLIRMVAEQAMRPYSRQLDENEHERPQAFVQMTWPFAQQMVKSSLKPLMAKLEANGNGTNGSAKPKREGPDYSMLSFIMLIEQLSWGDAGQYLCLPHPMLGGAAVDSAGTPEQRVRFLKKFTEGNPKWGAMAITEPGAGSDNSAMRTTAVLDPDTNEWILNGEKIFITNGALALKESDGLCVVWATVDPKAGRAGIKSFVVEGNNPGVTIAKQEHKLGIRASDTVALHFDNARIPYENVLGDAEVRDVDSRKGFQGAMKTFDASRPAVAASAIGIARAALEFTRDKLAEEGIVVDYTKSLHEVTAVERDVIEMEARYKGAWLLTLRATSQMAHGESNRLEASMCKYRAGDAVTWITQKAVELLGPLGYSRDWLVEKWMRDAKINDIYEGTKQINQLIVARSVLGYSRRELK; encoded by the coding sequence ATGATCAGTTTCGAGATACCTCCATTCATTGAGAACCAGATGCAGTTGATTCGCATGGTCGCCGAGCAGGCGATGCGGCCCTATTCGCGCCAGTTGGACGAGAACGAACACGAACGGCCGCAAGCCTTTGTGCAGATGACCTGGCCCTTTGCCCAACAGATGGTGAAGAGTTCGCTCAAGCCGTTGATGGCCAAGCTTGAGGCCAATGGCAACGGGACCAATGGCAGCGCCAAGCCGAAGCGCGAAGGGCCGGACTACAGCATGTTGTCGTTCATCATGCTCATCGAGCAGCTCAGTTGGGGCGACGCCGGGCAATATCTGTGCCTGCCCCACCCGATGCTGGGCGGCGCGGCCGTCGATTCGGCCGGCACGCCGGAGCAGCGGGTGCGCTTCCTGAAGAAGTTCACCGAGGGCAACCCCAAGTGGGGGGCGATGGCGATCACCGAGCCGGGCGCGGGGTCGGACAACAGCGCCATGCGCACCACGGCCGTGCTCGACCCGGACACGAACGAGTGGATCCTCAACGGCGAGAAGATTTTCATCACCAACGGCGCGCTGGCCCTTAAAGAATCCGACGGCCTGTGTGTCGTGTGGGCCACGGTCGATCCCAAGGCGGGACGGGCGGGCATCAAGTCGTTCGTCGTCGAGGGCAACAACCCCGGCGTGACCATCGCCAAGCAGGAGCACAAGCTCGGCATCCGCGCCAGCGACACCGTGGCGCTGCATTTCGACAACGCCCGCATCCCGTATGAGAACGTGCTGGGCGACGCCGAAGTGCGCGACGTGGACAGCCGCAAGGGCTTCCAGGGGGCGATGAAGACCTTCGACGCCTCGCGGCCGGCGGTGGCCGCCAGCGCCATCGGCATTGCCCGCGCCGCGCTGGAGTTCACCCGCGACAAGTTGGCCGAAGAGGGCATCGTCGTCGATTACACCAAGTCGTTGCACGAGGTGACGGCCGTGGAACGGGACGTGATCGAGATGGAAGCCCGCTACAAGGGGGCCTGGCTGCTGACGCTGCGGGCCACCTCGCAGATGGCCCACGGCGAAAGCAACCGCCTGGAAGCCAGCATGTGCAAGTACCGCGCCGGCGACGCGGTGACCTGGATCACCCAAAAGGCGGTCGAACTGCTCGGCCCGCTGGGCTACTCCCGCGACTGGCTGGTGGAGAAGTGGATGCGCGACGCCAAGATCAACGACATCTACGAGGGCACCAAGCAGATCAACCAGCTCATTGTCGCCCGGAGTGTGCTGGGCTATTCTCGTCGTGAATTGAAATAA
- a CDS encoding acyl-CoA dehydrogenase family protein, producing MMDFRPDEEQKMLTDTIARFARERVRKVYRDAEEEGEIPAALVQAGWEIGLLPTALPEAYGGFGDYSAVTGALALEEFAWGDLAITLNVMTPNLVAIPIMLCGTEQQKGEYLPQFCEEAPPKVSAALTEPAVQFSPYKLQTKATQDGDAYVLKGTKTFVPLADEAEVILVYAAEEGQTQAFLVPATAAGLTIGKRDKLMGVRSLPTNLVTLADVRVPLTARLGGEAGIDFGLILNHSRVALGAAAVGVARAGFEYARDYAKQRVQFGEPIAHRQSIAFMLADMATEVDEARLLVWEAAWLLDRGQNVTREATIMKQQVDRMVMQVTDRAVQILGGYGYIREYPVELWLRNARGFAAFDGLAMI from the coding sequence ATGATGGATTTTCGTCCCGATGAAGAGCAGAAAATGCTCACTGATACCATCGCCCGATTTGCCCGCGAGCGGGTGCGCAAGGTCTATCGCGACGCGGAAGAGGAGGGCGAGATCCCGGCGGCGCTGGTGCAGGCGGGCTGGGAGATCGGGTTGCTGCCCACGGCCTTGCCCGAAGCGTATGGCGGCTTTGGCGACTATTCGGCCGTCACCGGCGCACTGGCGCTGGAGGAGTTCGCCTGGGGCGACCTGGCGATCACCCTGAACGTGATGACCCCCAATCTCGTCGCCATCCCGATCATGCTCTGCGGCACCGAGCAGCAGAAGGGTGAATACCTGCCGCAGTTCTGCGAGGAGGCCCCGCCCAAGGTGTCGGCCGCGCTGACCGAGCCGGCCGTGCAGTTCTCCCCCTATAAGCTCCAGACCAAGGCCACCCAGGACGGCGACGCCTACGTGCTGAAGGGCACCAAGACGTTCGTCCCCTTGGCCGACGAGGCCGAAGTCATCCTGGTCTATGCCGCCGAAGAGGGGCAGACCCAGGCCTTCCTGGTTCCGGCCACGGCCGCGGGGCTGACCATCGGCAAGCGCGACAAGCTGATGGGCGTCCGCTCGCTGCCCACCAATCTGGTGACGCTGGCCGACGTGCGCGTGCCGCTCACGGCCCGGCTGGGTGGCGAGGCGGGCATCGATTTCGGGCTGATCCTGAACCACAGCCGCGTGGCCTTGGGGGCGGCGGCCGTGGGCGTGGCCCGCGCCGGCTTCGAGTATGCCCGCGACTACGCCAAGCAGCGCGTCCAGTTCGGCGAGCCGATTGCCCACCGGCAATCGATCGCCTTCATGCTGGCCGATATGGCGACCGAAGTCGATGAGGCGCGCTTGCTGGTCTGGGAAGCGGCCTGGCTGCTGGATCGGGGCCAGAACGTCACCCGCGAGGCGACGATTATGAAGCAGCAGGTCGACCGCATGGTGATGCAGGTCACCGACCGCGCCGTGCAAATCCTGGGCGGCTACGGCTATATCCGCGAATACCCGGTTGAATTGTGGCTGCGCAATGCGCGTGGCTTTGCCGCCTTCGACGGGCTGGCGATGATTTAA